The Synechococcales cyanobacterium T60_A2020_003 genomic interval GACAGTCGCAATCAAGCGCACATTCAGATAGGGATCGAGGCCGTTGCCGGGTTGGAAAACGGCGGTTTGGGGAAATTGCTCGCTGGGGCGCGCCAAATTGAACTGCGTGACGAAGATGTTGACATACCCGCGCTCCAGTTGCACCACGCCATCGGGCTGAATGGAATCCAAGGGGCCGTTCATGGTGAGCTGGCCGCTAGCGACAAAGTTAATATCGGGCTGATTGCGGCTGATTCGGAAGTCATTACCCAACATGACCGTCAAATCCTTCAACTGCGGCGGAATAAATAGGGAGCGCCCACTGACTTGGGCTTGGGCAACATCGGTGGGGGGTTGGGGCTGAACCAGGAACAGATTGCCATTACTCACTTCGACCTGTCCGCCCACAACCGGGGAAAGAACCGCTCCTGTTAGCACTACTCGCCCGTCAACGTTGCCTTTAAACAGGTTCTGGTAATCCACCACCAAATCATTGAGCACGAGGGTTAGGGGATAGGTTTCAGGGTTAGGCGGGAGGGGAGCTGTGAGAACGGGAACTCCACCTTCGTCCCCTTCCGGTCGTTCCGTTGGCGGGGCAAAGACGGGGACAGCAATTGAAAAGAAGCCCCCCGCCTCAATGCTGCCCTCCCCATAGTCGCCACTGAGCGATCGCACAATCAGGCGATCGCGCCCAAAGTCTACCCGCGCATCTAGGTTCGTGATCGGTTCTGGCAACGTAGGCGAGGTAATGATGGTGTCATTAAGAGCAATCTGTCCGTCAACTTCGGGCTGTGAGAGCGTTCCATCGACATCCAGTTCAACCGTGCCCTCGCCGCCTTCCCAAGCGATTGTGTCCGTAAATAGATTTAAGAGCGCTAAGCCATCATCTTTGACGCGAACGCTCAGACTAATATCGTCGCTCGTTGGCTCTACTGTCATAAAGGGCAGGGCATAGGGAATGCTGCCTGTTGCTCGAAGCGGCTCAGGCTCTTCCACAACAAAACCACCTGCATCGGCAATCTGACCGATCGCCATATTGCCAATGAAATTCAATCGGGCGTTGTTATAGTTCAGTCGTAAATCTGCCGACTGAACCGGAGTTCCCCGAAGGCTGCCATCTTTGAGGGTGACTTCGCCCACCGCCTGCGGATTCGCAATGCTTCCCGATAGCGCTGCATTGGCATCAAACGTGCCATCGATATCAAGAGGGATATCCACAAAATTGCGCAATAGTGCCACCGGAACATCTTCGGCAATCACCTGCGCCGACTGCTGTTCGCCGCCGATCCGTCCCGTCACATCCATGGCACCGTCATCATAGGTGAGGCGCAGTGGCAATAGCGCTAGTACGCCATCTTCAAAATCACCAATGGCGGTGACCGTATCGACGCGGTAATTTCCCCAACTCCAGTCCGCCCCAGCGAGATTAAAGTTCGCCTTTAACCCCTGCTGAGGGCCAAACGACAGACTGACTGCACCTTGAAACTGACCGTTGGCATCCGCGAGGGGGGGCAGTAGTGACTTTTCCTGGGCTAACTGTTGCTGCTGTTGCAGTGCCATGATTTCCACAACGCGGCGCACCTGATTCAGGATGGAGACATCGGTTGTGTTAACAGGCGACGGGACAACATCAGCGGCGGAGGCATAGCTTGGCGCTGCCAGTCCACGGGCAAAATCTTGAATGTCAAAGAAATGGAGCGTGACGAAGAGATCTTGGAGATCGCCCTGCTCTGCGAGGATTTCGGCGGTTAAGGGTACGTCTCGCTGGGGATCGTAGACGCCACTCAGCAGATACCGACTGGTTCCCAATAACAGTTCGCCTTCCCGAACTGCGGCAACACCATCCTGGTAGCGCACCTGTCCGCTCAGTTTATCCACATTGATGTAGCCCAAGGATGGCTCGGCAACCACGACGTTGGCGAGGAATGAGGGATTTTGCAGGTCTTGAATATTCGCCGTGAAACTGCTGTTCAGTACACCGCGCACGGGGCCAACGCCTTGGTCGCCCGCTGGAACGTAGTCCAACATGGCCAGATCCAGATTAACAAGCGTTCCGGTTAGGCGATTGTCTACGGTTTCGGCTTGGGCGATGGTGTCTTGATTCTGGAGGTAGAAATCCGTTGGTAGGAATCGATCGTTGAGACGCACGGCAATGCGATCGCGATCGCCCGCCACATCCAGATTCAGTCCTTGCCCCCAGTTAAAGGCTATATCGCCCGCCAGGAAGGGTTCAAAGGCAAATTGATTCACCGCGAAATCTTGCAGCGCCAGGTTGCCATTGACCTGCGGGGCTGTTCCCGTACCTGTAATCCGCCCATCGAAATCGGTGCGTCCGGCTAAGGCCACTTGAGAGGCGATCGCCCCTGGCAACACTTGCTCTAAGGGCTGCAAATCGAAATCTTGGAGCAGCACGTTGAAGTCCAGTGCCCCGATCGGATTGGCCTGACCTAGCGCGACTTCGACCATGCCATCCGCCGCAAAGCCCGGAGCCGTAGTTTGATGAATCTGGAGGCGATCGCCCAGCCAGCTAAATTGAGCATCCAGCGGACGATCGAGCAGATAAATTCCCTCCGAGAAGGAGGCATCCCCGGTGGCGCGAATGGCGGCAGGGCTAAGGTCATTCAGCGTTCCCGTAAGGTCAACATTTGCGGAAAGAACGCCCTGGAGTCGATCGGAAAACTGATCCAGAGGCACACCTGCCGCATTCACCGCTGCCTGCCAACTGCGATCCACCAGGGAGGCTAAACCGGATGCGGTGACCGTGCCCCCTGCGACTTGGGCGATCGCCTCTTGAAGCTGTACCTGCTGATTGGCATAGCGCACCTGTCCCCGTGAGGGATACGTACCCGCCGGAGCCGACCAATTGAGAATCGCCTGAATCGCCTGGGGATTCGCCAACGGACCAAACAGTTGTAAATCCGCGTTGACGGCTCCGATGGTGGTGTTGGCAGGCAATGAGGCTCCATAGCTCGTCAAAAAGCTATCCGCAGGCAGGTTTTGGGCAATCAGGTCGAAGACCAAGCCTCCGGATGGCCCCAGTTGGATATTGCCCCGGCCAGTGACCAAGCCTCCCTCGACCGGAACCGCTTGAATGTCAGCAAAGTCGATGCGCCCTGGCGTGACGGCAAACCGAGTGCCCACCGCGCTCAGGGCAATTTGATCGATCTCGACCGTGCCCCGATTTCGCACGGCTCCTGCTAAACGGAGATCCTGGAAGGGGCCTGTAATCTGAACATCCGCTTCAAACACGCCAGACGCGTCCACGGGGGCGGTGATGCCTGCCGTTTGTTCCACCTGCGCAATGGACACCGAAGGCAGCCGCACCGCCAAATCCAAGCCATTGTCCAAATCCACAGTGCCGCCCGCTAACGCTTGAATATCGCCGTAGCGGGCTTGGGCGTCTTCAATCTCAACTTGGCGATCGCGAAACATCAGCCGAGCCTCGGCATCGGTAATCAGCTCTGGCACATTCTCAATATCCGCCACTAACCCCTCAATGCTGGCAGTGCCATTCACTCGGACATCGGGCAGATTCTTCAAATCCAGGTTGACAACCAAATTAGAATTCAGCGTACCGTCTTTAATGGTCAGGGGAAGACGCACCAGGGACGCAACATCGGCGGCGGACAGGTCATGGCTACGAGCCACCAAGTTCAGGGCATCTTGATTGAGGTTCGCTTGCCCCTGGATCGCTAACTCCCCGCCGCTAACAGGATTGCCCTCAAGCTCCAGCGCAATCAGCTTATTCTCCTCCCGCAGCGTCATCTTTCCGTCCAGATTCTCAACGGTGACGACTTGCGGTGACCGGGTTTCTGGGGGAGCCTCTTCCGAAATCGTCGCCCACGGGAAGGGCTGGAGCGAAATCTCGCCCTCCTGCACTCGAATGGTGTCTAGTCTGATAATGCGAGGCGCATCGGGATCGATGGTGATGGTGGGATTCACCCACGCGCCGTCTTCGGTCTGGTCGAGAAAGGCGTGCGGGCGCACTAAATCCAGATCCAGGGTAAGAACCCGATCGGTTAGAAACTCCAGGGGATTAAACCGGGCGATAACTTTCTCGATGACAACCGTATCGTTATCTGTGTCCGTTGGTGGAAGCGACGATTCACCAAATTCCAAGTGGGTGAGCGAAAAGCTTTTGACAGACCCCACCTCTACCGGACGATTAACAATGTTTTCCAGGGAGGTTGCGACCATGGGCGCAAGCCGATTCTGTACAAACCAAACGCCTAAACCAACAACGCTGACCGTACCCACAACCGCAATGCCGCCCACCGCATAGAGGCTACGACGCAGCAGGCGGTGGCGACGATTGAGAGATGATGGCTGGAATTCCTCCGATGAGGAGGGGTCTCGATCTGGAGGGGGAAATTGGGTCATTGCACCCTCACGCCTTAAAGTGGCCTAACTCGCTAAAACTTTAGCCCAGAACCTCTAATGGCACAATGCCACCGCAACATTTCAGGACGTGCAACCTGGATATTTCTATTCACGACGATGCACAGGCCAAGAGTATCCCAATACGATCCTTAAATTTTGCGGCCCTAGGGGTCCCCTTCGCCGCTAAGATAGACAGAACCGCATTCTGTGTTGTGAATCCTATGCGCGTGTTTGTGCTGCTGTTCAATGCCGGGACGGATAACGAGGGCATCCATACGCTCAAGATGGGCGATCGCAATATTGTGCTGATGTTTGAGCAAGAAGAAGACGCTGAACGCTATGCCCTAATGCTAGAAGCGCAGGATTTTGGCAGTCCCAGCGTTGAATGTTTTGAGCTGGACGATATCGAAGAATTCTGCACTGGGGCAGGCTATAGTTGCAAACTCGTCCATGAAGGTGTATTGGAACTTCCACCGGAGGCGAATGTGGAATCGCCCGATTGGAACCCTGATGCTGAACCTGAAGAAACGGCTAAAACCGGAGATGCTAGCAATTACGAGCTTTCCTCCTCCGAACTCGATCGCATTCGTCGTCAGCTTGAAGGCTTGTTGTAATTGTTATGGCTGATTCTGACGCGATCGCCCCCAACGCCTCCCCCTCCCTCACCGAGCGCGGCCATCTGCTCACCGAACAATCCAATCCCCACAGCGCCAATCTCGATCAGCTCAGCACCTTAGAACTGGTTGCCCTGTTCCATCAAGAAGATAAACGAGCCGTTGAAGCGATGGCGGCGATTCAGGTAGAGTTGGCG includes:
- a CDS encoding DUF3110 domain-containing protein; this encodes MRVFVLLFNAGTDNEGIHTLKMGDRNIVLMFEQEEDAERYALMLEAQDFGSPSVECFELDDIEEFCTGAGYSCKLVHEGVLELPPEANVESPDWNPDAEPEETAKTGDASNYELSSSELDRIRRQLEGLL
- a CDS encoding translocation/assembly module TamB domain-containing protein produces the protein MTQFPPPDRDPSSSEEFQPSSLNRRHRLLRRSLYAVGGIAVVGTVSVVGLGVWFVQNRLAPMVATSLENIVNRPVEVGSVKSFSLTHLEFGESSLPPTDTDNDTVVIEKVIARFNPLEFLTDRVLTLDLDLVRPHAFLDQTEDGAWVNPTITIDPDAPRIIRLDTIRVQEGEISLQPFPWATISEEAPPETRSPQVVTVENLDGKMTLREENKLIALELEGNPVSGGELAIQGQANLNQDALNLVARSHDLSAADVASLVRLPLTIKDGTLNSNLVVNLDLKNLPDVRVNGTASIEGLVADIENVPELITDAEARLMFRDRQVEIEDAQARYGDIQALAGGTVDLDNGLDLAVRLPSVSIAQVEQTAGITAPVDASGVFEADVQITGPFQDLRLAGAVRNRGTVEIDQIALSAVGTRFAVTPGRIDFADIQAVPVEGGLVTGRGNIQLGPSGGLVFDLIAQNLPADSFLTSYGASLPANTTIGAVNADLQLFGPLANPQAIQAILNWSAPAGTYPSRGQVRYANQQVQLQEAIAQVAGGTVTASGLASLVDRSWQAAVNAAGVPLDQFSDRLQGVLSANVDLTGTLNDLSPAAIRATGDASFSEGIYLLDRPLDAQFSWLGDRLQIHQTTAPGFAADGMVEVALGQANPIGALDFNVLLQDFDLQPLEQVLPGAIASQVALAGRTDFDGRITGTGTAPQVNGNLALQDFAVNQFAFEPFLAGDIAFNWGQGLNLDVAGDRDRIAVRLNDRFLPTDFYLQNQDTIAQAETVDNRLTGTLVNLDLAMLDYVPAGDQGVGPVRGVLNSSFTANIQDLQNPSFLANVVVAEPSLGYINVDKLSGQVRYQDGVAAVREGELLLGTSRYLLSGVYDPQRDVPLTAEILAEQGDLQDLFVTLHFFDIQDFARGLAAPSYASAADVVPSPVNTTDVSILNQVRRVVEIMALQQQQQLAQEKSLLPPLADANGQFQGAVSLSFGPQQGLKANFNLAGADWSWGNYRVDTVTAIGDFEDGVLALLPLRLTYDDGAMDVTGRIGGEQQSAQVIAEDVPVALLRNFVDIPLDIDGTFDANAALSGSIANPQAVGEVTLKDGSLRGTPVQSADLRLNYNNARLNFIGNMAIGQIADAGGFVVEEPEPLRATGSIPYALPFMTVEPTSDDISLSVRVKDDGLALLNLFTDTIAWEGGEGTVELDVDGTLSQPEVDGQIALNDTIITSPTLPEPITNLDARVDFGRDRLIVRSLSGDYGEGSIEAGGFFSIAVPVFAPPTERPEGDEGGVPVLTAPLPPNPETYPLTLVLNDLVVDYQNLFKGNVDGRVVLTGAVLSPVVGGQVEVSNGNLFLVQPQPPTDVAQAQVSGRSLFIPPQLKDLTVMLGNDFRISRNQPDINFVASGQLTMNGPLDSIQPDGVVQLERGYVNIFVTQFNLARPSEQFPQTAVFQPGNGLDPYLNVRLIATVPEVLRPPVITASSPFSGSEIVDPVISATNYGALQTVRVQAAVQGPASRLFDELTLTSEPSRNETEIIALIGGGTLSALEQGNGTLILANLASNAFLSDFQNFITNRLGVTSFRLYPTEVLSGRSESSTLGLAAEVGLDITNNLSASIVQVVTASDLTQFGLRYRINDQMSVRGSTTLEGDNRLILEYRSRF